GCAATTCAGATGCTAATGACTTTCTTATTCGTTGATACGCTTTGTCTAAACTCTCTTCAGGCGTTTGTTCGTTGTTCTCAATTATTGTTGTTTCATCTTCTTCGTTATCACTGTTGTTTTTCGAAGCATTCTGAAACTCTATAAATGCAGGAAACTGTCTTAAATACTTTGTATCAATTTTGTCAGGTTTTTTCGCTAAAGTCTGTTTGCCAAGGTCTGTAATTACAAATGTCGCCCGTTTCGGAGAGTCAAGCATACCGGCTTTTTTTAGATAAGTTTTTGCCCAACCAACTCTGTTGTCAAAAATGGCTTGGTTACCACTTGCCAAAAGTTCTTTTCTTTCTTCGTCTGTTACTTTAAATTCAATTGCCAAACTCTCAATTAAATCTCTGTATTTGTGTTCCTGTCCATCTTCTACATGTTTGAGTAAAGGAAGCATTAATGATTGATAGTCTGGTATCATATGTTCTTTTAAATATCTGTTCGTTTTCTGTTTAGTTGTCGTCTTTTAGGCTGCCCGCTAACGGCAGACTGTCTAATAACTTCCTTTCTCCGTTAATTCCGCTGCTAAACTACGCATTTAGTTCAAGTTTAGGCAACTTTAAAGAAGCCTTTTTCAAAGGTAGATTTCCCTAAAGTGAAAAATAAAATGCTGTAAAACGGCTTAAATTAGCGCGAGCCATGCAAAAAATAGAGGCAACTGCGCAAAACACCTTTCGTTTTTTTATTGACTACATCACAACGCTCACAACTCCTATATAAACCACCCAAAAAACCAACTTAAAAAGCATAGTTGAAAAAACAAGTGTGCTTAAATCGCTTCTAATGAAGCCGTTTTTGATGTTTTTTTCTTTTTTTAGAGAGTTGTGCAACAGCTACCCGTGTTATGCACCGTTTTTCTCATTTACATTTCTTACAGTATAAGTAAATCATATCTTCTACACTTTTGTCTCCCATTCTTTTTGCTTTCAGTAGGTCTGCACAAGGGTCTTCTAAACAATCAATTTTTTTTCCTAATCTTTCGTTTGTAGGTATTTTATTGATTTTTTGAACACCACGATTTGCGTATGCTTCCATATAGTTTGGGTTGTATTTTATTGCTAAATCAAAATCTTTAATTGAGCCGTCAATATCCATTATGTTACTTTTAGCTGTTCCACGCAAAAAATATCCTTCATAGTCAGTCGGAACAAGTTCTAATAACTTGTCAAAATGTTTTATGGCTTCTTCATCTTTACCAATTAACATTTTTATTCGTCCTAAATAGTAAAATGCAGCTTCAGCTTGTTTTCCTGTTGAGTCAAGCTCCAGCACCTTATTATAATCTTTAATTGCCTTGTCATAGTCTTTTTTGTAAGAATATGTTTTTGCTCTGTCTGTATAAGTCGCTGGGTCAAGTGAGTCAATCTCAATTGCTTGGTTAAAGCAAACAATAGCACTATCATACTTACCTTGTCCATTAAGTGAAAATGCTTTGTAAACGTATGACATTTTAAGTCCATTCTTGGTTTCTCCTTTTGATATTGCTTCTGAAAAGTATTTCTCAGCTTCACTAAATTTCTCCGCTTTAAGAAGTCTTACACCTTCGCTAAATGCTTTTTGTGCTTCTTCTTGTCCATTTACAACAAATGTTGTCAGTAAAATTGTAATGGTTAGTAGTAAGTATCTCATTGTTGTCGTCTTTTTAAAATGGTGCATAAAGGTTCGCGGCTTGGTGCAGTGCGGGATTTTTAGCACTACTGTTCATACGAAGAACAAAAGTTTGTTTAAGCACAAATGTTTCTACGAAGCACTTCGCCCCGCATTGCACCAAACCGCTGTGCCTGTTGCACAACCACACCCATAACTTCATTAGGCAAATATAAATCAATTATGCATGTATTAACAAAAGTGCAATAAGTATGCATAATTAATTGATTGTCAGTGTTGTATATTTTGCCTTAAAAATTTCTTTTCTTATCTTTGATGCATGCAGGGACGTAAGGATATTCAACCAAAAATGTTGTATCAAGTAAGCATTGACAGCTTGGTACCAACTGACAATTTTTATCGCTTATTATCACAAACCCTTGATACAGCATAGCGCGAGCCATGCAAAAAATAGAGGCAACTGCGCAAAACACCTTTCGTTTTTTTATTGACTACATCACAACGCTCACAACTCCTATATAAACCACCCAAAAAACCAACTTAAAAAGCATAGTTGAAAAAACAAGTGTGCTTAAATCGCTTCTAATGAAGCCGTTTTTGATGTTTTTTTCTTTTTTTAGAGAGTTGTGCAACAGCTACTGATGTTACAGGCTGGCGTTCTTTAAATCGTATAATTTGTTTTATTTTTCTCCATTAAGACATACTCTTTGGCAAGCTTAACTTTGAGTATTGTCTAATAAAACTTGCTAATGTGCATGTCTGATATTTTGCTATTCATTAAAATTCAAATATAAATCCAATTGAAGGAACAATTGTAGCTGACCTTTGGTTTAAAATTAAAGGAATACCGTTACTGCCGTCTGATTTAATAGGTTGACCATCTGTTGTTTTAAAACCTGTATTGTCATCGGTCCTTTCAAAAGTAAATTTCGGTAAATAAGGTGTTTTGTAGAACAAAATATTTTGAAAATCTACAAATACATCTAAGCTCATTTTTTTGAAATTGAACTTTTTATCTGCTCTCAAGTCCAATTGGCTAAAAATAGGAAGTCGTTTGTTGTTCAGTTGTGTATAATCGTAAATACCTATTCCTGATGTTAGATACATAGCTGTTGATGCGTTCATATCAAAAGGCGTATAAGGTTGTCCTCCTGCAATTCTGTATTTTAAACCTATATCCCAATTCTTTTTGAATTTATACCCAAAAGTTGCAGAAACAATCAATCCATAATTCCAAGTTGAAGGTTTAAATTCTCCATCTATACCTGAAAATTCAGATTTGTAAAGCGTGGCACTAGCTACGTAAAATAGATTTTTAATCAATTTTTGCTGAATATATGCTTCGATTCCATAAACTCTTCCTCGTCCTGTTGAAGTGTATTTATCGCTGCCAACTGCTGAATAATCCGTGCCTATGTTAGCATAAGAAATCCCATTAATTAACGATATTGGATAGTTCCTGTAATCTTTATAAAATGCTTCAAAAGTAACTCGTAAATCATTTTTTGGAACAAATTCAGCACCAATTGTATAATGAATGGAATTGGTGTATTTTAAGTCTTTATTGCTAAGTGTTCCGTTGTTGTCTTTGTACCCAAGCATTGTGTAAACAGGTAATTTGTAATAACTCCCCACTGATGCCGAAATATTCCATTTATTGTTGATGATATAAGAAAATGAAGCTCTTGGAGATATTGTTCTTAATGGATTTAACCCGTTTTTAGTATAGGTATTGATGTCTGTTCGAATACCAGCCGATACTAAAAATCTATCGTCAAAAAAATATGTAGCAACCTGACCATACGCACCAAATTTAAAAAAATCAATTGCTGAATTGGTTGAAAAAGATATAGCAGGGCTAATCGTATTTCCTAAACTATCTTTTATTTCATCCTTAACTGTGTTGAAAATAGAAGCATCGTACTTTACATATTGAGCATCAACTCCGTAACTGTATTTCCAACCGTTTTTAAACTTATTCATATCAAAACGAAGCTTATTTTCTATTTCGTGACTTCCCAAACTGAACAATTTATTACCACTTTTTGAGGCGTTGTTTTCGTAACGGTCTGCACCATTAAAAAACATATTTCTACTCAATGCAATGGTAAAGTATCCGTCATTTACTAATCGTTTTAATGTTGCCCCAACTGTATAATTCCACTGTTTAATCAATGGATTAGCACGGTTGATGTATTCTGTATTTGCATCACTCTTTTTGGGAGCAGCTAATTTAAAATTGTCAATAGCACCAATTCCAATAAAATTAATCTCAGTTTTATTGTTTATTTTGTGGTTAACTTTATATTGAAAATCATAGTAATCAGGTCTAATCGGTAAATCCAATAACGTAAATAAAAATTGTAAATACGAGCGTCTTGCCGAAGCCATAAAAGTAGTTTTTTTTCCTAAAGGACCTTCTAACATTGCTGCAAATTCTGTTCCTGACAAGCGAAAATTTCCACTTAATTTATCGGGATTTCCATTTCGTTGTTTGATAACAATTGTTGAAGCCAAAGCATTATCATATCTGGCATTAAAAGCCGATGAAGTAAGTTGCACATCTTGTATAAACGAAACATTTAAAATACCTGTTGCTCCGCCACTTGCTCCTTGCGTTTGAAAATGGTTTAAAACAGGAATTTCAATCCCGTCTAAGTAATATACATTTTCACTGGGTCCACCACCCCTAACAATAATATCGTTTCTGTTGGGTGTGGTTCCGCCTGCAACTCCCGGTAAAACTTGAATCACTTTTGAAACATCAAAATTCCCACCCGGATTAGATTTTATTTCTTCGGCAGTTAATTTTTGTGTTGCTAGTGGAGTTACCATATCAGTAGCTCTAACAGATTTCCCTGAATTAATAACAATTTCTTCTAATGCTTGACTTTTGGGGTCTAATTCTATTTGAAGTAAAAGAGCATTTCCTGAACTTAGATTTAGATTGTATTGTTCAAATACTTCATATCCAATGTAAGAAGCTTTTAAATTATATTTTCCTACTGGTATTTTGATAGAAAAAGAACCATTTTCATCAGTTACAACACCTAAAGTATCTGGACCAAAAAATTGTATAGCTACACCAATTAATTCTTCTTGTGTATTCTTGTCCTTCACAGTACCTGAAACCGTCCCTAATGTTTGAGCATTGAGTTGTACAGATAACATTGTTGCAACAAGAATGAAAATCAACCTTTTCATACTTTAAATCTATTCATTCGGTGCAAAAGTAAACTTTGTTTTTGAATATTGGTGTAAAATAGCACTTTATTTTAAAAATAGTAGTATCTTTGTACCCTAGAATTTTTAGTAATGAATTACGGTTTATTAAAAGATATTATTGGTTTAGTAGAACAATATGAGTTGGAAAATTCAAAAACGAATGAAATTACAGTCAACGGTTTTAGAAGATGGATTGCTTGTAATTTGAAAGAAAACGAGGTAGAGCCTGATTGGGAAGGTAAAGAGAATGGAAGAAGTCCTGAAAGTGTCATTAACACTCTTATAGTACACATGAATCGCTATGCTAAGAGTTATTCCAAATCAGCAATAATTGATTCTGACTTTTCAACACAAGAAGATTTTATTTTTTTAATCAATCTAAAAGCATTTGGTGAAATGACTAAGATGGAGTTAATCAAAAAGAATGTTCAAGAAAAGCCGGCAGGCATGCAGATTATCAACCGCTTAATTACTCAGAAA
This Bacteroidia bacterium DNA region includes the following protein-coding sequences:
- a CDS encoding restriction endonuclease, which codes for MIPDYQSLMLPLLKHVEDGQEHKYRDLIESLAIEFKVTDEERKELLASGNQAIFDNRVGWAKTYLKKAGMLDSPKRATFVITDLGKQTLAKKPDKIDTKYLRQFPAFIEFQNASKNNSDNEEDETTIIENNEQTPEESLDKAYQRIRKSLASELLNKVVDLSPAFFERLVVELLVKMGYGGSIKDAGKAMGKSGDEGIDGTIKEDKLGLDIIYIQAKRWKPGNVVGRPELQKFVGALAGQGAKKGIFITTSNFTKEALEYTPRNETKIVLIDGVQLAQLMIDYNLGCTTQQTYELKKIDSDYFGEE
- a CDS encoding MarR family winged helix-turn-helix transcriptional regulator, with protein sequence MNYGLLKDIIGLVEQYELENSKTNEITVNGFRRWIACNLKENEVEPDWEGKENGRSPESVINTLIVHMNRYAKSYSKSAIIDSDFSTQEDFIFLINLKAFGEMTKMELIKKNVQEKPAGMQIINRLITQKWVAQRDSKTDKRSKVISITQKGLEALEAQMDKIRQATSIVTGDLTYNEKMELIRLLNKLNDFHQPIYDKNIEPENLLKEVLKKD
- a CDS encoding TonB-dependent receptor, with product MKRLIFILVATMLSVQLNAQTLGTVSGTVKDKNTQEELIGVAIQFFGPDTLGVVTDENGSFSIKIPVGKYNLKASYIGYEVFEQYNLNLSSGNALLLQIELDPKSQALEEIVINSGKSVRATDMVTPLATQKLTAEEIKSNPGGNFDVSKVIQVLPGVAGGTTPNRNDIIVRGGGPSENVYYLDGIEIPVLNHFQTQGASGGATGILNVSFIQDVQLTSSAFNARYDNALASTIVIKQRNGNPDKLSGNFRLSGTEFAAMLEGPLGKKTTFMASARRSYLQFLFTLLDLPIRPDYYDFQYKVNHKINNKTEINFIGIGAIDNFKLAAPKKSDANTEYINRANPLIKQWNYTVGATLKRLVNDGYFTIALSRNMFFNGADRYENNASKSGNKLFSLGSHEIENKLRFDMNKFKNGWKYSYGVDAQYVKYDASIFNTVKDEIKDSLGNTISPAISFSTNSAIDFFKFGAYGQVATYFFDDRFLVSAGIRTDINTYTKNGLNPLRTISPRASFSYIINNKWNISASVGSYYKLPVYTMLGYKDNNGTLSNKDLKYTNSIHYTIGAEFVPKNDLRVTFEAFYKDYRNYPISLINGISYANIGTDYSAVGSDKYTSTGRGRVYGIEAYIQQKLIKNLFYVASATLYKSEFSGIDGEFKPSTWNYGLIVSATFGYKFKKNWDIGLKYRIAGGQPYTPFDMNASTAMYLTSGIGIYDYTQLNNKRLPIFSQLDLRADKKFNFKKMSLDVFVDFQNILFYKTPYLPKFTFERTDDNTGFKTTDGQPIKSDGSNGIPLILNQRSATIVPSIGFIFEF
- a CDS encoding tetratricopeptide repeat protein; the protein is MRYLLLTITILLTTFVVNGQEEAQKAFSEGVRLLKAEKFSEAEKYFSEAISKGETKNGLKMSYVYKAFSLNGQGKYDSAIVCFNQAIEIDSLDPATYTDRAKTYSYKKDYDKAIKDYNKVLELDSTGKQAEAAFYYLGRIKMLIGKDEEAIKHFDKLLELVPTDYEGYFLRGTAKSNIMDIDGSIKDFDLAIKYNPNYMEAYANRGVQKINKIPTNERLGKKIDCLEDPCADLLKAKRMGDKSVEDMIYLYCKKCK